A genome region from Ignavibacteriota bacterium includes the following:
- the ndk gene encoding nucleoside-diphosphate kinase produces MERTLAILKPDCVRKNLQGEVIARIQKAGFTVLGMKMVRLSPTAAGAFYAVHKGRPFYDSLVEFMCSGPVVPIALEKENAVADYRTLIGSTDPKDAAPGTIRKDFADNKGENCVHGSDSAENGMIEVAFFFSEKEIAENRRG; encoded by the coding sequence ATCGAACGTACACTTGCGATCCTCAAACCCGACTGCGTGCGGAAGAATCTCCAGGGTGAGGTCATCGCCCGCATCCAGAAGGCCGGCTTCACCGTGCTCGGCATGAAGATGGTCCGCCTGAGCCCCACGGCCGCCGGCGCCTTCTATGCCGTGCACAAAGGCCGTCCGTTCTACGACAGCCTCGTCGAGTTCATGTGCAGCGGCCCGGTCGTGCCGATCGCGCTCGAGAAAGAGAATGCGGTGGCGGACTACCGCACGCTGATCGGTTCGACCGATCCGAAGGATGCTGCTCCCGGTACGATCCGCAAGGACTTCGCCGACAACAAGGGCGAGAACTGCGTGCACGGATCCGACTCCGCGGAGAACGGGATGATCGAGGTTGCGTTCTTCTTCTCCGAGAAGGAGATCGCCGAGAACCGTCGCGGCTGA
- a CDS encoding NUDIX hydrolase, which yields MPLKPWKTLSRTVRFKNPWWSYGYDEVEVPNGAKGEYHYVHSLGSACIVPVMADGSILLVKQFRYLGMKESLEFPCGAVKEGATHDSTAWHELAEETGFSAITLLAAGSFNPYNGVTDEICKVYLARDLRHVGATPDDTEEFELQQLTVAEVDRQMRDGEIWDGMSIAAWHLVRAKGLIAP from the coding sequence ATGCCCCTCAAGCCCTGGAAGACACTGTCGCGCACGGTCAGGTTCAAGAACCCGTGGTGGTCCTATGGCTACGATGAAGTGGAGGTGCCGAATGGTGCGAAAGGAGAGTATCACTACGTCCACTCGCTCGGCTCCGCCTGCATCGTGCCGGTCATGGCGGACGGGTCGATCCTTCTCGTGAAGCAGTTCCGGTATCTGGGAATGAAGGAGAGCCTGGAATTCCCGTGCGGGGCGGTCAAGGAAGGGGCGACCCACGACAGCACAGCGTGGCATGAATTGGCGGAGGAGACCGGCTTCTCCGCCATCACGTTGCTTGCAGCAGGCAGTTTCAATCCGTACAACGGCGTGACCGACGAGATCTGCAAGGTCTATCTGGCCCGCGATCTCCGGCACGTGGGCGCAACCCCCGATGATACCGAGGAATTTGAATTGCAGCAGCTCACCGTTGCCGAGGTGGACCGCCAGATGCGCGACGGTGAGATCTGGGATGGCATGAGCATCGCCGCATGGCATCTCGTCCGCGCGAAAGGACTCATCGCCCCATGA
- a CDS encoding DUF1343 domain-containing protein, whose amino-acid sequence MTSSTVRSLAVALLALMAVPACHAQAVMLTGADRVVGEHGRIFAGKRVGLVTNQTGLLTDGRHLVDALVDGGTRVTALFGPEHGIRGDAGAGEKVRDSVDTKTGVPVYSLYGRTSKPTPAMLANVDVLVYDIQDVGVRFYTYISTMKLCMEAAAEQGIPFVVLDRPNPLGDLIDGPVIEDSLRSFVGIVRIPIVYGLTIGELATMINELGWLADGRKARLEVVWMDGWTRSMRLTTPWVAPSPNIRRPETIDLYPGLCLIEATNLSEGRGTERPFHQFGAPWVDAKRLTQRLNAAGLQGVHFDPVKFTPASSKNAGQLCQGVVATVTDPGAFKPVLTGVTVLSVLRGLHPDSLVIRRASLNRLLGVSAAYAAILRGGQPGEIELDWQGGLREYTELAARFRRYPQQ is encoded by the coding sequence ATGACCTCCTCCACCGTCCGCTCACTCGCCGTAGCCCTCCTTGCACTCATGGCCGTTCCTGCCTGCCATGCCCAGGCCGTGATGCTGACGGGCGCCGACCGGGTGGTCGGCGAACACGGCAGGATCTTCGCGGGGAAACGTGTCGGACTCGTGACGAATCAGACCGGACTGCTCACGGACGGCCGGCACCTCGTCGATGCCCTCGTTGATGGCGGTACCCGGGTCACGGCGCTGTTCGGGCCGGAGCATGGGATCCGCGGCGATGCCGGGGCGGGTGAAAAGGTCCGGGATTCGGTGGATACGAAGACCGGTGTGCCGGTGTACTCGCTCTATGGCAGGACCTCCAAACCCACTCCTGCGATGCTGGCGAATGTCGATGTCCTTGTGTACGACATCCAGGACGTGGGTGTCCGGTTCTATACCTATATCAGCACCATGAAACTCTGCATGGAAGCAGCTGCGGAGCAGGGCATACCATTCGTTGTGCTCGATCGTCCGAATCCGCTCGGAGACCTGATCGATGGACCGGTGATCGAGGATTCGCTCCGCTCGTTCGTCGGGATCGTCCGGATCCCGATCGTCTATGGCCTGACGATCGGTGAACTCGCGACGATGATCAATGAGCTGGGATGGCTTGCCGATGGCCGGAAGGCGAGGCTCGAGGTTGTCTGGATGGACGGTTGGACCAGAAGCATGCGCCTTACGACCCCGTGGGTTGCCCCCTCGCCCAACATCCGGCGGCCGGAGACCATCGATCTGTACCCGGGGCTCTGCCTGATCGAAGCGACGAACCTGTCCGAAGGCCGGGGGACCGAGAGGCCATTCCATCAGTTTGGTGCTCCGTGGGTGGATGCGAAGCGCCTGACGCAGCGGCTGAACGCGGCCGGGCTGCAGGGGGTCCATTTTGATCCGGTGAAGTTCACGCCGGCGTCGTCCAAGAATGCAGGGCAGCTCTGCCAGGGTGTGGTTGCGACCGTCACCGATCCGGGGGCATTCAAGCCGGTGCTGACGGGTGTGACGGTACTCTCGGTCCTCCGCGGGCTCCATCCTGACAGCCTGGTGATCCGGCGGGCATCGCTCAACCGTCTTCTGGGTGTTTCGGCAGCCTATGCGGCCATTCTGCGTGGGGGGCAGCCTGGCGAGATCGAACTCGATTGGCAGGGTGGTCTTCGTGAGTATACGGAACTGGCGGCCCGATTCAGGCGTTATCCTCAGCAATAG
- a CDS encoding GAF domain-containing protein produces MSDQDRVSHQPSLFFDDFQQPSDGQPAKPTAEEHHVVPSTKSGKPVSVEPERLALDEAEVLDFFDIDTEVHARETEPRSEFHTLIDRVLLVLKSVLFCNTAAYFWLNRERQQLVLEGVATDSPAFTTHRRLPLGDDILSQVATLGKPRILTSVNPQSETDALRYYVAAAGVRSAIAVPVFYRNEAQEVEPVGVLVADSTAEDAFGQETIETLGKFTKLTSALIKSYTDKYELLSDAELLSSIRRLQDAVKSEPGEQRILTALVDEVGRLASWDFLTITMYAEEAHDWVVQRVVNHSGDGYVLPSQAVDAAGTIIGEAITSNRVEVVPDLTSDDRPRFHAGEAMPREGTFVAIPISSYHRCYGALALEVRKDKGLTGAEIEVLYRLVENAGAALEVGYMNDLVKEFASVEHLTGLTTRKFFMRRVEEEVLRSDDNGGELAYATFGVDGMEEQVRRHGREIHDVILRELNTLVRKNLRAYDVLGRQDTHTLGVVLTNMTASDAYLWAEKMRKAIAGHVIVFGQRSFSVTVSFGICGLSERMTSRELVNGAMQVYGKALESGGNAVRVF; encoded by the coding sequence GTGAGTGACCAGGACCGGGTGTCGCATCAGCCAAGTCTGTTCTTTGACGATTTCCAGCAGCCGTCGGACGGCCAGCCGGCGAAACCCACGGCGGAAGAACATCACGTCGTTCCGTCGACGAAGTCCGGCAAACCCGTGAGCGTCGAGCCGGAGCGGCTTGCACTGGACGAAGCCGAGGTCCTGGATTTCTTTGACATCGATACCGAGGTGCATGCCCGGGAGACCGAGCCGCGCAGCGAATTCCATACGCTGATCGACCGCGTGCTTCTCGTGCTGAAGAGCGTGCTCTTCTGCAACACGGCCGCGTACTTCTGGCTGAACCGCGAGCGGCAACAGCTGGTGCTTGAGGGCGTTGCGACCGACAGCCCTGCGTTCACAACGCATCGGCGGCTCCCGCTCGGCGACGATATCCTCAGTCAGGTGGCAACGCTCGGGAAACCGCGGATCCTGACGTCGGTGAACCCGCAGAGCGAGACCGATGCACTCCGGTACTACGTGGCGGCGGCCGGTGTCCGCTCGGCGATCGCTGTGCCCGTCTTCTACCGGAATGAAGCACAGGAAGTGGAACCGGTCGGGGTCCTGGTGGCCGACAGTACGGCCGAGGATGCGTTTGGCCAGGAGACGATCGAGACGCTCGGGAAGTTCACGAAGCTGACCTCCGCGCTGATCAAGAGTTACACGGACAAATATGAACTGCTGTCGGATGCGGAACTGCTGTCGTCGATCCGGCGGCTGCAGGATGCCGTGAAGTCGGAACCCGGCGAGCAACGGATCCTCACCGCTCTGGTCGATGAGGTGGGGCGGCTGGCCTCGTGGGATTTTCTGACGATCACGATGTATGCGGAGGAGGCACACGACTGGGTGGTGCAGCGCGTGGTGAACCACTCGGGTGACGGATACGTCCTGCCGTCACAGGCCGTGGATGCGGCAGGCACCATCATCGGCGAAGCCATCACCAGCAATCGTGTGGAGGTGGTGCCCGATCTGACGAGTGACGACCGGCCTCGTTTCCATGCGGGTGAAGCGATGCCGCGTGAAGGGACGTTCGTTGCGATCCCGATCAGCTCGTATCACCGTTGCTACGGCGCTCTGGCGCTGGAGGTCCGGAAGGACAAGGGGCTGACGGGCGCGGAGATCGAAGTCCTCTACCGCCTCGTCGAGAATGCAGGCGCTGCACTGGAGGTCGGGTACATGAACGACCTCGTCAAGGAATTTGCGTCGGTGGAACATCTGACCGGCCTGACGACCAGGAAGTTCTTCATGCGCCGGGTCGAAGAAGAAGTGCTCCGTTCGGATGACAACGGCGGTGAGCTGGCGTATGCCACCTTCGGCGTCGACGGGATGGAGGAGCAGGTCCGCCGCCATGGACGCGAGATCCATGACGTCATCCTGCGCGAACTGAATACGCTGGTGCGGAAGAACCTCCGGGCGTATGATGTGCTGGGCCGGCAGGACACGCATACGCTGGGCGTGGTCCTCACGAACATGACCGCGAGCGATGCCTATCTGTGGGCGGAGAAGATGCGCAAGGCGATCGCGGGCCACGTGATCGTGTTCGGCCAGCGGTCATTCTCCGTGACGGTGAGCTTCGGGATCTGCGGGTTGTCCGAACGGATGACCTCACGTGAACTCGTGAACGGCGCCATGCAGGTGTACGGCAAGGCACTGGAAAGTGGAGGGAATGCGGTCCGCGTCTTCTGA